From a single Okeanomitos corallinicola TIOX110 genomic region:
- a CDS encoding thioredoxin family protein: MVLTASTMLAIGTKAPDFHLPEVVSGKKISLATFATKKALLIMFICRHCPFVKHIQQELSKLGNDYFNSDLAIIGISANDAQNYPNDAPESLKEMVTELDFKFPLCYDETQEIAKAYTAACTPDFFLFDSDRNLVYRGQLDDSRPSNNEPVTGKDLRAAIEAVLHNQPVITEQQASVGCNIKWQPGNEPSYFG; the protein is encoded by the coding sequence ATGGTTTTAACAGCTTCCACTATGTTAGCAATAGGCACTAAAGCACCAGATTTTCATCTACCAGAAGTAGTATCTGGAAAAAAAATATCACTCGCTACTTTTGCAACCAAAAAAGCATTACTGATAATGTTTATCTGTCGTCATTGTCCATTTGTTAAACATATCCAACAAGAATTATCAAAGTTAGGAAACGACTACTTTAATAGTGATTTAGCAATTATTGGAATTAGTGCAAATGACGCTCAAAACTACCCCAATGATGCACCAGAATCATTAAAAGAAATGGTGACTGAACTAGATTTTAAATTTCCTTTATGCTACGACGAAACCCAAGAAATAGCAAAAGCTTATACCGCAGCTTGTACACCTGATTTCTTCCTATTTGATAGTGATAGAAACCTAGTTTATCGAGGACAATTAGATGATAGTCGTCCTAGTAATAATGAACCTGTAACTGGGAAAGATTTGCGTGCAGCGATTGAAGCAGTTTTACATAATCAACCAGTTATAACTGAACAACAAGCAAGCGTTGGTTGTAATATTAAATGGCAACCAGGAAATGAGCCTAGTTATTTCGGTTAA
- a CDS encoding proteinase inhibitor I4 serpin, with product MNRYKFNALQENFLQRRYGVSLGRRYVLAAASIMMLNVLGYSSAESNTNAISQSRLSSSDSSLTIDKDKW from the coding sequence ATGAACCGATACAAATTTAACGCTCTACAAGAAAATTTTTTACAAAGAAGGTATGGAGTAAGTTTGGGTAGACGCTACGTTTTAGCCGCAGCTAGTATTATGATGTTGAATGTACTAGGATATTCTTCGGCTGAAAGTAATACCAATGCAATCAGTCAATCCCGCTTATCTAGTAGCGATTCTAGTCTCACCATAGATAAGGATAAATGGTGA
- a CDS encoding S8 family serine peptidase, translating into MKKIWIICGLSVSCLTVPVLASMQFSSPLGSNGIDVLKLHQPPYNLTGRKIAIGQVEIGRPGMFGLDKTVSKNRAISPMAVFSGTIKATSNSGVDPHAYNVAAVMISQDKAWTGVAPNARLYSSAIGSTKNMGQQEECLSAQHIALQNGGDVRAINFSFGEPLNRDPRPDAVLDGQALLTLCIDWSSRVHNVVYAIAGNQGKGGIPIPTDNFNGINVAFSSPREGIFNKVHVSNLAGNNQGVGDRLAGKEFNLGGRRSVSIIAPGTNIPVLNPDGKLNKVTGSSFAAPHLTATIALLQEFADRQLKIKQQNWTTAARNHQVMKAVLLNSAEKIQDNGNGLSLGMTKNLIDKQNRNWFASDAYKSPQIPLDPQMGTGHLNAYRAYQQFMFGQWQPKTKIPPIGWDYNQINVNSTLEYSLEKPLQQNSFVAITLTWDRLVKLNDKNQNQQYDIDESFQDQGLNNLDLYLIKEDGLKTETATCASVSKIDNIEHIFCPVPITGKYKIRVQFQQQVNQPTQPYSLAWWTVPVN; encoded by the coding sequence ATGAAAAAAATCTGGATTATCTGCGGTTTGAGTGTTTCCTGTTTAACTGTGCCTGTATTGGCATCTATGCAGTTTAGTAGTCCTTTAGGAAGTAATGGTATTGATGTGCTGAAATTACATCAACCACCTTACAATTTAACTGGTCGCAAAATTGCCATTGGTCAGGTAGAAATTGGTCGTCCTGGGATGTTTGGCTTAGATAAGACCGTCTCTAAAAACCGTGCTATTTCTCCCATGGCAGTGTTTTCAGGTACTATAAAGGCTACATCAAATAGTGGTGTTGATCCTCATGCTTACAATGTAGCAGCGGTGATGATTAGTCAAGATAAAGCTTGGACTGGAGTTGCACCAAATGCAAGACTATATTCTTCTGCTATTGGATCTACGAAAAATATGGGTCAACAAGAAGAATGTTTATCTGCACAACACATAGCATTACAAAATGGTGGTGATGTTCGCGCTATTAATTTTAGTTTTGGTGAACCTTTAAACCGTGATCCCAGGCCAGATGCAGTGTTAGATGGTCAAGCTTTACTAACTTTGTGTATTGACTGGTCAAGTCGGGTGCATAATGTTGTTTATGCGATCGCAGGTAATCAAGGTAAAGGTGGGATTCCCATTCCTACAGATAATTTTAACGGAATTAACGTTGCTTTTTCATCCCCAAGAGAGGGAATTTTTAATAAAGTTCATGTTTCTAATTTAGCAGGAAATAATCAAGGAGTAGGCGATCGCCTAGCAGGTAAAGAATTTAATCTTGGTGGACGCAGATCAGTTAGCATCATTGCTCCTGGTACTAACATTCCTGTACTCAATCCTGATGGTAAACTGAATAAAGTTACAGGTTCAAGTTTTGCCGCACCTCACCTGACAGCAACCATCGCATTATTACAAGAATTTGCAGATAGACAGTTAAAAATTAAACAGCAAAATTGGACTACGGCTGCCAGAAATCATCAAGTTATGAAAGCTGTATTATTAAATTCAGCCGAGAAAATTCAAGATAATGGTAATGGTTTATCGTTAGGAATGACCAAAAATTTAATAGACAAACAAAATCGTAATTGGTTCGCTTCCGACGCTTATAAATCTCCTCAAATTCCCCTAGATCCACAAATGGGAACTGGACATTTAAACGCCTATCGCGCCTATCAACAATTTATGTTTGGTCAATGGCAACCTAAAACAAAGATCCCTCCCATTGGTTGGGATTATAACCAAATAAATGTTAATTCTACTCTAGAATATAGTTTAGAAAAACCATTGCAACAAAACAGTTTTGTAGCCATTACTTTAACTTGGGATAGATTAGTAAAATTAAATGATAAAAACCAAAACCAACAATATGATATAGATGAATCTTTTCAAGATCAAGGATTAAATAATTTAGACCTTTATCTAATTAAAGAAGATGGGTTAAAAACAGAAACAGCTACCTGTGCTTCTGTGAGTAAAATTGATAATATAGAGCATATTTTCTGTCCCGTTCCCATTACTGGTAAATATAAAATTCGCGTCCAGTTTCAACAACAAGTAAATCAACCAACGCAACCATATTCCCTCGCTTGGTGGACTGTACCTGTAAATTAG
- the rpe gene encoding ribulose-phosphate 3-epimerase: MTQNPSKKPIVIAPSILSADFSRLGDDIRAVDKAGADWIHVDVMDGRFVPNITIGPLVVEAIRPVTTKPLDVHLMIVEPEKYVEGFAKAGADIISVHAEHNASPHLHRTLGQIKELGKKAGVVLNPGTPLELIEYSLELCDLVLIMSVNPGFGGQSFIPGVVPKIRKLRQMCDERGLDPWIEVDGGLKANNTWQVLEAGANAIVAGSAVFNAPDYAEAITNIRNSKRPNKELAAV, encoded by the coding sequence ATGACCCAAAACCCATCTAAAAAGCCTATAGTTATTGCTCCATCCATCTTATCAGCAGATTTTAGTCGTCTAGGTGACGATATTCGCGCTGTAGATAAAGCGGGAGCAGATTGGATTCACGTTGATGTAATGGACGGACGTTTTGTACCTAATATTACAATAGGTCCTCTGGTTGTGGAGGCAATTCGTCCAGTGACAACCAAACCTCTGGATGTCCATTTAATGATCGTAGAACCAGAGAAATATGTAGAAGGGTTTGCTAAGGCTGGTGCGGATATTATTTCTGTACACGCTGAACATAACGCTTCACCCCACTTACACCGGACTTTGGGACAAATCAAAGAACTCGGTAAAAAAGCTGGTGTTGTACTCAACCCCGGTACACCTTTAGAATTAATTGAATATTCCCTAGAACTTTGTGATCTAGTGCTGATTATGAGCGTTAACCCCGGTTTCGGTGGTCAAAGCTTTATTCCTGGTGTAGTTCCCAAAATTCGCAAACTGCGTCAAATGTGTGATGAACGCGGTTTAGATCCTTGGATTGAAGTAGATGGCGGCCTGAAAGCTAATAACACCTGGCAAGTTTTGGAAGCCGGTGCTAATGCCATTGTAGCTGGTTCTGCTGTGTTTAATGCTCCTGATTATGCGGAAGCAATTACCAATATTCGTAACAGCAAACGTCCCAATAAAGAATTAGCGGCTGTGTAA
- a CDS encoding Uma2 family endonuclease, protein MNIVTAKRFTIAEYHRLTELGFFREDERVELIKGEIIEMAAKGKSHSTFNRRLIRELTQLIGNHATLQNQDPISIPPNSQPEPDLAILRNRADDYFIDHPTPSDILLLVEISDSTLKYDQEVKLPLYAESGISDYWIFNLINNILECYSEPYQDSQGNFDYRRKLILLPHESVKLPHFPNLVLDLSKVFPG, encoded by the coding sequence ATGAATATAGTTACTGCTAAACGTTTCACCATCGCTGAATATCATCGTCTAACGGAACTCGGCTTTTTTAGAGAAGATGAACGAGTTGAATTAATTAAAGGTGAGATAATTGAAATGGCTGCAAAAGGTAAATCACATTCAACTTTCAATAGGCGACTAATCAGAGAGTTAACACAATTAATAGGTAATCATGCAACCTTACAAAATCAAGATCCTATATCTATACCTCCAAACAGTCAACCAGAACCGGATTTAGCAATTCTCCGTAATCGTGCTGATGACTATTTCATAGATCATCCCACACCGTCTGACATTTTACTATTAGTTGAAATTTCTGATTCTACTTTGAAATATGACCAAGAAGTGAAATTACCTTTATATGCAGAATCGGGTATTTCTGATTATTGGATTTTTAATTTAATTAATAATATTTTAGAGTGTTACAGTGAGCCTTATCAAGATTCTCAAGGTAATTTTGATTATCGTCGTAAGTTGATTTTATTACCTCATGAGTCTGTGAAGTTGCCACATTTCCCTAATTTAGTTTTGGATTTGTCTAAGGTATTTCCTGGCTGA
- a CDS encoding PD-(D/E)XK nuclease family protein — translation MSLFTKLLYLNLNSVNKPLENFFTEIVVCFFQHNQTILINWLKYHSIINDETYSEIEISPQKKYARLPNQNEDSIIDIQVKLSNEIYTDVIFIESKIGAKDGNNNLKKYAEILSDLPNFRHRILIYITRDYDPKEEIKTFASKSPQVSFYELRWHEFYDFLNNHEEDSLKQEILKFMEDNQMFQRKIFSEIDILSMLFDRIFDKNKNIIDMTLNDEIKDEFVKNFGYGNLEKPMFSKWKNDGLFTITKQFTDWKFRYFLGYFDYTSEDSTEYPNIKYLKLGVSIGVSAKYATYKHCVDSMDKVINDKPDKWIKREFDNNRWITIDSTIEIQKLLSGENHLSNIRKYFLASINELKEVHDQYFDWNSLTTEITTQEATKESES, via the coding sequence ATGTCATTATTTACTAAATTATTATACCTCAACCTAAATTCAGTTAATAAACCACTTGAAAATTTTTTTACTGAAATAGTTGTTTGTTTTTTTCAACATAATCAAACTATTCTGATTAACTGGTTAAAATATCACTCAATTATTAATGATGAAACTTATTCTGAAATAGAAATTTCACCTCAAAAAAAATATGCAAGACTACCAAATCAAAATGAAGATAGTATAATTGATATACAAGTTAAGTTATCAAATGAAATATATACAGATGTAATATTTATTGAGTCTAAAATAGGGGCTAAAGATGGAAATAATAATTTAAAAAAATATGCTGAGATTTTGAGTGATTTACCAAATTTCAGACATCGAATTTTAATTTATATCACTCGTGACTATGATCCAAAAGAAGAAATTAAGACTTTTGCATCAAAATCACCACAAGTAAGTTTTTATGAATTGAGATGGCACGAATTTTATGATTTTTTAAATAATCATGAAGAAGATAGTTTAAAACAAGAGATATTAAAGTTTATGGAGGATAATCAAATGTTTCAAAGGAAGATATTCTCGGAGATTGATATACTATCAATGCTATTTGATAGAATTTTTGATAAAAATAAAAATATTATAGACATGACTCTCAATGATGAAATTAAAGATGAATTTGTGAAAAATTTTGGCTATGGTAATCTAGAAAAACCAATGTTTTCAAAATGGAAGAATGATGGTTTATTTACAATCACAAAACAATTTACAGATTGGAAATTTAGATATTTTTTAGGATATTTTGATTATACTTCAGAAGATTCCACAGAATATCCAAATATAAAATATCTTAAATTAGGTGTATCTATTGGTGTATCTGCTAAATATGCAACATATAAACATTGTGTTGACTCGATGGACAAAGTAATTAATGATAAACCAGATAAATGGATAAAACGTGAATTTGACAATAATAGATGGATAACTATTGATTCTACAATTGAAATTCAAAAATTATTATCTGGGGAAAATCATTTATCAAACATCAGAAAATATTTTTTAGCGTCTATTAACGAACTTAAAGAAGTTCATGATCAATATTTTGATTGGAATAGTTTAACTACAGAAATAACAACACAAGAAGCTACAAAAGAATCTGAATCTTAA
- a CDS encoding addiction module protein, whose product MADVTYDEIFGAVLTLPPLYRAMLAEHLLKSLDEINPEVEAAWETEIAHRIQAIDEGQVTLIPADEVLQRLRNR is encoded by the coding sequence ATGGCTGACGTTACTTACGACGAAATTTTTGGAGCAGTATTAACCTTACCTCCTCTATACAGAGCGATGCTTGCTGAACATCTTCTCAAAAGTCTTGATGAAATTAATCCTGAAGTTGAGGCCGCTTGGGAAACAGAAATTGCACATCGCATTCAGGCAATAGATGAAGGTCAAGTTACGTTAATACCAGCCGATGAAGTATTACAAAGATTAAGGAATCGGTGA